One segment of Triticum aestivum cultivar Chinese Spring chromosome 2A, IWGSC CS RefSeq v2.1, whole genome shotgun sequence DNA contains the following:
- the LOC123189660 gene encoding pentatricopeptide repeat-containing protein At4g17616 gives MRILLRACRHCCRLPFFSRAAGAAFTANCGGSPWRLHRVLAAQCLPMRTTAGSILPWEAPSRETLLRTIDVALKDGNVDQALRAFGNYKSLHGLPEPRVLNGVIVSLSYTSSRRWLQRAYDLVLSVYQCNGNLLNSSSLMRLALALARDQTPVPASAVLRIILESGKLPDADILSMVFLHMLKSQVGSYLAADVLAETCECFLDQISDRRQLKKLDPIKNNVTLFNMILESCVNFKCIITAQKIMELMSLVGVVADVNTMAVASRVCQMVGQRDELMTMKGSINSFSSLPFSQQYLHFYDSLLSLQFSGNDMDAAADLIIDLYRQQKSCTFSDNDVQKQGVIQIGSGNLKSGYRIMFDPTKLDKGFVLDTKNQSGLVVPLSGNLVPSEKAVAKLIVGCVKAKKLGALSSFCITLHKEELKGISASDVINACIQMGWLHASHDILDALESAEIPVGVGTYMSLLREYENNHKPEEFNLLLQQIQKIAPTMAEFHTSPSFTIKDIAKIVKDEIPQTKSSLLSSLVEETEHYNPGDHLTFEFNNSILFFCKANMMEDALSTYKRMREQNIRPNLHTFSHILCGYSSLSMYREITILWGEIKRRLDYREISVDRDLLDCLVLDFLKGGYFSRVMEVISYMSTHNIYCDKWKYRQAFLRLHKNLYRNLNSLHDKTEAQSKRIDDVRAFRTWAGIK, from the exons ATGAGGATCTTGCTCCGGGCGTGCCGCCATTGCTGCAGGCTGCCATTTTTCTCTCGGGCTGCCGGAGCTGCCTTCACT GCAAATTGCGGCGGGAGCCCATGGAGGCTGCATCGCGTTCTAGCTGCGCAGTGTCTTCCCATGAGAACAACTGCCGGCTCGATTCTGCCATGGGAAGCGCCATCCCGTGAAACTCTACTGAGGACGATTGATGTTGCTCTCAAGGATGGCAATGTCGACCAGGCGCTGCGAGCATTTGGCAATTATAAAAGCCTGCATGGCCTTCCCGAGCCAAGGGTATTGAATGGTGTGATTGTGTCACTGTCGTACACATCTAGTCGAAGGTGGCTTCAGAGAGCGTATGACTTGGTTCTGTCAGTTTATCAGTGTAACGGCAATCTTCTCAACTCTAGCTCGCTGATGAGGCTAGCTCTGGCACTTGCAAGAGATCAGACACCTGTTCCTGCCTCTGCAGTTCTTAGGATCATACTGGAGAGCGGCAAGCTTCCTGATGCTGATATATTGAGCATGGTGTTTTTGCACATGTTGAAGTCACAAGTAGGATCCTATCTTGCAGCTGATGTTCTGGCTGAGACCTGCGAGTGTTTCTTGGATCAAATTTCAGATAGGCGACAGCTGAAAAAATTGGACCCAATAAAGAACAATGTCACCTTGTTCAATATGATTTTGGAGTCTTGTGTTAACTTCAAATGCATCATCACAGCCCAGAAAATAATGGAGCTGATGTCATTGGTCGGGGTTGTGGCTGATGTGAATACAATGGCGGTCGCTAGCCGGGTCTGTCAAATGGTTGGGCAGCGAGATGAATTGATGACCATGAAAGGAAGCATCAATTCTTTCTCCTCTTTGCCATTCTCTCAGCAATATCTACATTTTTACGACAGTTTATTGAGCTTGCAATTCAGTGGTAATGACATGGATGCTGCTGCAGATCTTATAATCGATCTGTATCGGCAACAAAAGTCATGCACTTTCTCCGACAATGATGTGCAGAAACAAGGTGTGATACAAATTGGCTCTGGTAACCTAAAAAGTGGATACAGAATAATGTTTGACCCCACAAAATTGGACAAAGGTTTTGTGTTAGATACAAAAAACCAGTCTGGACTTGTTGTTCCTCTCAGTGGAAATCTTGTTCCTAGTGAAAAGGCTGTTGCTAAACTTATCGTAGGCTGTGTGAAAGCAAAGAAACTGGGTGCATTGTCTAGCTTCTGTATTACATTGCATAAGGAAGAACTAAAGGGGATTTCTGCTTCAGATGTGATTAATGCCTGCATTCAGATGGGATGGTTGCATGCCTCTCATGATATCCTGGATGCTTTAGAGTCAGCTGAGATTCCTGTCGGGGTTGGTACTTACATGTCTCTTCTCAGAGAATACGAGAATAATCATAAACCCGAAGAATTCAATTTGCTTCTCCAACAGATACAGAAAATAGCACCGACCATGGCGGAATTTCATACTAGTCCATCATTTACCATAAAGGACATTGCCAAAATAGTCAAGGATGAGATCCCCCAAACTAAATCATCTTTGCTTTCCAGTTTGGTTGAAGAAACTGAACACTATAACCCTGGAGACCACTTAACCTTTGAGTTCAAtaattcaattcttttcttctgcAAGGCAAACATGATGGAAGATGCTCTGAGCACATATAAACGCATGAGAGAGCAAAATATTAGACCCAATCTGCATACCTTTTCCCATATACTGTGTGGATATTCGTCATTAAGCATGTATAGGGAGATTACCATACTGTGGGGAGAAATAAAACGCAGACTCGACTACAGAGAAATATCTGTGGACAGGGATTTGCTTGACTGCTTAGTTTTAGATTTCCTCAAAGGTGGCTATTTTTCAAGGGTGATGGAGGTTATAAGTTACATGTCAACCCATAATATTTACTGCGACAAGTGGAAATACAGGCAGGCCTTTCTGAGGCTGCACAAGAATCTGTATAGGAACTTGAATTCATTGCATGACAAAACAGAAGCTCAGAGCAAAAGGATTGATGATGTCCGAGCTTTCAGGACATGGGCAGGCATCAAATAG